A genome region from Penicillium psychrofluorescens genome assembly, chromosome: 3 includes the following:
- a CDS encoding uncharacterized protein (ID:PFLUO_004222-T1.cds;~source:funannotate) encodes MSFSNLVSDIAFRDSNVDDRSSQVSRARSQPTARSYTSTTATSVSISGDISSQLHSGYSHPLSRSWQAERQLTKDMLIYPLFITDTPDEATPIPSLPNQYRWGVNRLVSLLTPLVRKGLRSVILFGVPLHPSAKDALGTAADDPEGPVIQAIRLLRSRFPHLYIVTDVCLCEYTSHGHCGILREDGTLDNAQSVDRISDVAMAYAAAGAHCVAPSDMNDGRVRAIKLKLIEAGVAHRVLLMSYSAKFSGCLYGPFRDAAGSCPSFGDRRCYQLPPGGRGLARRAIQRDMAEGADIIMVKPASSYLDIIRDAKDLAKDLPVAAYQVSGEFAMIHAAAKAGVFDLKAMAFESTEGILRAGAGIVVSYFVPEFLDWL; translated from the exons atgtccttctccaacctcgTCTCCGATATCGCCTTCCGAGACTCCAATGTCGATGATCGCAGCTCGCAAGTCTCTCGGGCTCGCTCCCAACCCACCGCTCGGTCCTACACCAGCACGACAGCAACCAGTGTCAGCATCTCCGGTGACATTTCAAGCCAATTACACTCGGGCTACAGCCACCCGTTGAGCAGATCATGGCAAGCCGAAAGACAACTAACAAAG GACATGCTCATATACCCGTTATTCATCACCGACACTCCCGACGAGGCGACCCCAATCCCGTCCCTTCCGAACCAATACCGCTGGGGAGTCAACCGCCTGGTTTCTCTCTTAACCCCGCTTGTCCGGAAAGGCCTGCGGTCCGTGATTCTATTCGGAGTTCCACTGCATCCATCCGCTAAAGATGCGCTGGGGACCGCCGCAGATGACCCAGAAGGCCCTGTCATCCAAGCTATCCgtcttcttcgatctcgtTTCCCCCATCTTTACATCGTGACCGACGTGTGCCTCTGCGAATATACATCCCACGGCCACTGCGGAATCCTTCGTGAAGATGGCACCCTTGACAATGCGCAATCGGTCGACCGTATCTCCGACGTCGCCATGGCTTATGCAGCAGCGGGGGCACACTGCGTTGCGCCCTCAGACATGAACGATGGTAGGGTGCGAGCCATTAAGCTCAAACTGATTGAAGCCGGAGTGGCGCACCGCGTGCTCTTGATGTCGTACAGTGCAAAATTTAGCGGCTGTCTATATGGCCCATTCCGGGATGCGGCGGGGTCCTGTCCATCATTCGGTGATCGTCGGTGCTACCAACTGCCCCCCGGAGGCCGGGGTCTTGCTCGACGGGCAATCCAGAGAGATATGGCAGAAGGCGCCGACATCATCATGGTGAAGCCGGCAAGCAGCTACTTGGACATTATCCGGGATGCCAAGGACTTGGCCAAGGATCTCCCAGTCGCGGCATACCAGGTCAGTGGCGAATTTGCCATGATCCACGCGGCTGCCAAAGCTGGGGTGTTTGACCTCAAAGCAATGGCCTTCGAAAGCACCGAGGGAATCCTGCGCGCAGGAGCAGGTATTGTGGTCAGTTACTTCGTGCCAGAGTTCTTGGATTGGCTCTAG